A window of Pedobacter lusitanus contains these coding sequences:
- a CDS encoding RNA polymerase sigma factor, translating into MSSNDFNLRLYSFKDSLQSFAISFTRDLDDANDLVQDTMLKAINYSSHFKEGTNFKAWLFTIMKNTFINNYRRATRTNLIMSVTDEITSDKLHYSASVNDGNGKFIMEDVHKALSKLQPEYYTPFLKYFEGFKYHEIADQLKIPIGTVKTRIHIARQLLKKSLKMYNDNFMQKDL; encoded by the coding sequence ATGAGTAGCAACGATTTTAATCTTCGACTTTATAGTTTCAAGGATTCTTTACAGTCATTCGCTATTTCTTTTACCCGGGATTTAGATGATGCTAATGACCTGGTACAGGATACAATGTTAAAAGCTATTAATTACTCCAGTCATTTTAAGGAAGGAACAAATTTCAAAGCCTGGTTGTTCACTATAATGAAAAATACCTTCATTAATAACTACCGCAGGGCTACAAGAACCAATTTAATTATGTCTGTAACAGATGAAATTACTTCAGATAAGTTGCACTATAGTGCATCGGTAAATGACGGTAACGGTAAATTTATTATGGAAGATGTTCATAAAGCACTTTCGAAATTACAACCTGAATATTATACTCCATTTTTAAAGTACTTTGAAGGATTTAAATACCATGAAATTGCAGATCAGTTAAAAATCCCGATCGGAACTGTCAAAACAAGAATACATATCGCCAGACAACTATTGAAAAAGAGTCTGAAAATGTATAATGATAACTTTATGCAAAAAGATCTTTAA
- a CDS encoding DUF1345 domain-containing protein, which yields MKLSRVDAHHKLSLSLIVALLIFGLCYGKMAASTQFILVWIGYAMTQLGLSWATIFYVHPIEMKKVSKVQDNNRTLIFIFVLVAALMSLFVVIILLKSTQHLTGNALSLHILLSVLAVMCAWALVHTIFVFRYAHLYYESKEKSAAGDDLKKSGTAEEKENVRSKYKEGLEFPEEKTPDYLDFTYFSFVIGMTFQVSDVEISSRRIRRLALIHSLVSFAFNTVIVALSINIISGLMTK from the coding sequence ATGAAATTATCAAGGGTTGATGCTCATCATAAACTGAGCCTTTCATTAATTGTTGCATTACTGATTTTTGGGCTTTGTTATGGAAAAATGGCTGCCTCTACACAATTTATTCTGGTATGGATCGGTTATGCCATGACCCAGCTGGGACTTTCGTGGGCAACTATATTTTATGTGCACCCGATTGAAATGAAGAAGGTCTCTAAAGTGCAGGATAATAACCGTACACTGATATTTATTTTTGTACTTGTTGCTGCGCTTATGAGTCTTTTTGTGGTTATTATTCTATTGAAATCAACGCAGCATCTTACAGGTAATGCGCTCAGTTTACATATTCTTTTATCTGTTTTGGCGGTAATGTGTGCCTGGGCACTGGTTCATACTATATTTGTATTCCGGTATGCTCATTTATATTATGAGTCTAAGGAGAAATCAGCTGCAGGTGATGATCTGAAAAAATCAGGAACGGCTGAAGAAAAAGAAAATGTCCGCTCAAAGTACAAGGAAGGTCTGGAATTCCCGGAAGAAAAGACACCTGATTATCTGGATTTTACTTATTTTTCATTTGTAATCGGAATGACTTTCCAGGTTTCGGATGTGGAGATAAGCTCAAGAAGAATCCGCCGGCTTGCATTAATACACAGCCTGGTTTCATTTGCTTTCAATACGGTAATTGTAGCATTGAGTATCAATATCATCTCCGGACTGATGACGAAATAA
- a CDS encoding DUF4142 domain-containing protein, translating into MNYRKIIIFPACIIIWLLACNRAAKTGNPGVTTISADTSLGVLSGAHETNAAKLKPEEAVFVEKVNAGGLMNIEAGRLTLQRTKNPLVKEFAERMVKDHMQINTELTTLAAGLGIKLPDALPAAERSQITGLKQISGINYDQNYMHMMTGNHAKALDLFNGATRFDNSVLTAFAIKTLPAIEKINKWAITTDSLVKAKIQAPKSENIYR; encoded by the coding sequence ATGAATTACAGGAAAATAATAATCTTTCCGGCCTGTATAATAATCTGGCTGCTGGCTTGTAACCGAGCTGCAAAAACCGGAAATCCCGGCGTCACAACTATTTCTGCAGATACATCTTTGGGAGTATTATCTGGAGCACATGAGACTAATGCTGCTAAGCTTAAACCCGAAGAAGCTGTTTTTGTAGAAAAGGTTAATGCAGGTGGCCTGATGAATATCGAAGCCGGCAGGCTGACTCTTCAAAGGACAAAGAATCCTTTGGTAAAGGAGTTTGCTGAGCGTATGGTTAAAGATCATATGCAAATAAATACTGAACTTACCACACTGGCTGCCGGTCTGGGAATTAAATTGCCGGATGCTCTTCCTGCTGCCGAACGAAGTCAGATTACCGGGCTTAAACAGATTTCAGGTATTAATTATGATCAGAATTATATGCATATGATGACCGGTAATCATGCAAAAGCTCTTGATTTATTTAATGGCGCAACCAGATTTGATAATTCTGTGTTGACTGCTTTTGCCATAAAAACACTTCCGGCAATAGAGAAAATTAATAAGTGGGCTATTACGACAGATTCGCTGGTAAAAGCAAAAATACAGGCTCCAAAAAGTGAAAATATTTATAGATAA
- a CDS encoding SDR family oxidoreductase, which yields MENQILTANPHTKYPRPPFPKQMQETPGTEVSMQPKADHGEMSYKGTGKLTGKKAIITGGDSGIGKATAIAFAREGADVLISYLDDVEDTDAENTAELVRQSGRRAVLAKGDLKEESHCKYIVELAVAEFGQIDILVNNAAFQMGRKKLEEIPSDEWNITFDTNITPMFYLCKYAVPYMKPGSSIINTTSVNAYSPSLVLLPYAATKAAIQNFTANLSQILLEQDKGIRVNAVAPGPIWTPLIPSTMPDIEKFGADTPMGRPGQPAEVAPAYVFLASDEASYIAGATIPVTGGRITI from the coding sequence ATGGAAAATCAAATCTTAACGGCAAATCCACATACTAAGTATCCTCGTCCTCCATTTCCAAAACAAATGCAGGAAACTCCGGGTACAGAAGTATCAATGCAGCCGAAAGCTGATCATGGTGAGATGTCTTATAAAGGGACTGGAAAGCTGACAGGGAAGAAAGCGATTATAACGGGAGGCGATTCTGGTATAGGAAAGGCCACTGCAATTGCATTTGCAAGGGAGGGCGCGGATGTATTGATTAGTTATCTGGATGATGTGGAAGATACGGATGCAGAAAATACTGCAGAATTAGTCAGACAAAGTGGAAGAAGGGCGGTTTTGGCTAAAGGCGATTTAAAGGAGGAATCACACTGTAAATATATTGTTGAACTTGCTGTAGCTGAATTCGGGCAGATTGATATACTGGTGAATAATGCTGCTTTTCAAATGGGGCGCAAAAAGCTGGAAGAGATTCCTTCTGACGAATGGAATATTACTTTCGATACTAATATTACACCCATGTTTTATCTGTGTAAATATGCTGTACCCTATATGAAACCCGGTAGTAGTATCATTAATACTACTTCTGTGAATGCTTATTCGCCAAGTTTAGTTCTTTTACCTTATGCGGCAACAAAAGCCGCTATTCAAAATTTCACGGCTAATTTAAGTCAGATTCTGCTGGAACAAGATAAAGGCATAAGGGTGAACGCGGTTGCTCCAGGACCAATCTGGACACCGCTGATCCCTTCGACTATGCCGGATATTGAAAAATTTGGTGCTGATACGCCAATGGGCAGGCCGGGACAACCAGCTGAAGTTGCTCCTGCTTATGTCTTTTTAGCTTCAGATGAAGCAAGTTATATAGCCGGTGCAACTATCCCGGTAACTGGTGGAAGAATCACTATCTGA
- a CDS encoding TonB-dependent receptor, with protein sequence MKKTLLLLLMLVNMVWASQSVFAQGVTTASINGVVTDGKAPIPGATVVLTHTPTGTVYAVETRSNGRYNLINVKVGGPYTLKISYIGFKQYIQENLTLSIGQDQAINVKMDDSATDLKEIKVVGTQGKVMNSSRTGARETITRAQIDALPTINRSLSDFTKLTPSASTTSAMSFGGRSSTFNNITVDGALFNNSFGLSGTLGGQANSQPISLDAIDQIQVDLAPYDVRQGFFTGAGVNTVIKSGSNDIKGSVYYYGRGTGLTGYKAGASDVTKVPFDYNTRGLSISGPIIKNKLFFFVSGEQERISNPGTTFVAGRSGVSGGTVSKVNASTLDDIANTLKSRYGYDPGPYENYSFKTQSDKITVKLDWNIDKNNTLSAKYFYLKSFKNQPANGTGGIINDKVGAGQSRGASVNSLPFFGSGYTINNNFNIGMLELNSKISNTISNKLTVGYSALRDFREPLSSKNVPMVDIDNGVTDATGKIITAPSGVLTSFGYELYTAGNLLSSNIGQLSDDLTIFAGKHEITIGTSNQTQSFINGFAPNYNGLYTYNSASDFINNLPAAAYNYRNAANGGTLPQVSIKSYNFSLYAQDKFRLRDNFVLTYGLRADYNYYPTKLDPNPNAAALTFQQGIQVDVSKLPKSRIQLSPRVGFNWDVKGDHTTQIRGGTGLFAGLTPFVWISNQASNTGTLFSSGTVNGTKTPNDPRLIYNPDVNGNRPTGAVAANTSYELDVTDPNLKYPKIWRTNLAIDQQLPLGIIGTLEGSYTKDINAIYHQNLVLSDTYNTLPGVEGQIRYTTNNRTSNNGAPVSATNPNITGLYYLTNTNKGYSYFVTAQLQKSFLSGFYANIAYTHTVSKDVNDGGSTASIIWAGRPTNGNPNDQSLSNSTYVMPNRFIASLAYRKEYHKNYATSIGLFFESANNGAVSYITSGDPNNDGAANDLMFVPKNMGDINLVPDFAGDPRTPAQIWNQLNSFISQDKYLSQHRGEYTKRNGVILPYFQRADLNITQDFFVKSGKSRTQKNTIRVEFNIINLGNFLNRNWGLYENSFNGFNTGSVAILKYQGTDPVSGKANYSFPYLDKDNLIPVTNSTRVNTDQISRWQAQIGVRYIFN encoded by the coding sequence ATGAAAAAAACTTTACTCTTATTATTAATGCTGGTGAATATGGTCTGGGCCAGCCAGTCTGTTTTTGCTCAGGGTGTAACTACTGCTTCTATTAATGGCGTGGTAACTGACGGAAAAGCACCGATCCCCGGCGCAACAGTAGTGCTGACTCATACGCCAACCGGAACTGTTTATGCAGTTGAAACCCGTAGTAACGGACGTTATAATTTAATTAATGTAAAGGTGGGTGGACCTTATACGCTGAAAATATCCTACATTGGTTTTAAACAATACATTCAGGAAAATCTGACACTTTCTATTGGTCAGGATCAGGCAATCAATGTTAAAATGGATGATAGTGCCACCGATCTGAAAGAAATAAAAGTGGTTGGTACACAAGGTAAGGTCATGAACTCTTCGCGTACGGGTGCAAGGGAGACTATTACACGGGCACAAATTGATGCATTGCCTACTATTAACAGGTCTTTATCTGACTTTACCAAACTCACTCCTTCTGCCAGTACTACAAGTGCAATGAGTTTTGGCGGAAGAAGCAGCACCTTTAATAATATAACTGTTGATGGTGCCTTGTTTAACAATTCTTTTGGTCTTTCAGGCACATTGGGCGGACAGGCAAATTCACAGCCTATATCATTGGATGCAATTGATCAGATACAGGTTGATCTGGCCCCTTATGATGTGCGTCAGGGATTTTTTACCGGCGCAGGTGTAAATACAGTGATCAAATCGGGTTCAAATGATATTAAGGGTTCTGTTTATTATTATGGCCGTGGAACTGGTTTGACTGGTTATAAGGCTGGTGCTTCTGATGTGACTAAGGTTCCTTTTGATTATAACACCAGGGGCTTAAGTATTAGCGGACCGATTATTAAAAATAAATTATTCTTTTTTGTTTCCGGTGAGCAGGAACGTATCAGCAATCCGGGAACTACATTTGTTGCCGGCAGATCCGGGGTAAGTGGAGGAACTGTTTCCAAAGTAAATGCTTCAACTTTGGATGATATTGCAAATACATTGAAATCCAGATATGGTTATGATCCGGGACCTTATGAGAACTATAGTTTTAAAACACAGAGTGATAAGATTACTGTTAAATTAGATTGGAATATTGATAAAAATAATACTTTGAGTGCTAAGTATTTTTATCTTAAGTCATTCAAAAATCAACCGGCAAACGGTACAGGCGGGATTATCAATGATAAAGTTGGTGCAGGCCAATCGCGCGGTGCGAGTGTGAATTCTTTACCTTTCTTTGGTTCAGGTTATACGATCAATAACAATTTTAATATCGGAATGCTGGAACTGAACAGCAAGATCAGTAATACAATTTCCAATAAGCTGACTGTTGGTTATTCTGCTTTGCGCGATTTCCGTGAGCCATTATCCAGTAAAAATGTACCAATGGTAGATATTGATAATGGTGTTACCGATGCAACCGGTAAGATTATTACTGCACCAAGTGGTGTCCTGACAAGTTTTGGATATGAGCTTTATACTGCCGGTAATTTACTGAGCTCAAACATAGGTCAGCTTTCTGATGATCTGACAATTTTTGCTGGTAAACATGAGATCACTATTGGTACAAGTAATCAGACTCAAAGCTTTATCAATGGATTTGCGCCCAACTATAATGGCTTGTATACCTATAACTCTGCTTCAGATTTTATTAATAATCTTCCGGCTGCGGCTTATAATTATCGTAATGCTGCCAATGGTGGTACTTTACCTCAGGTAAGTATCAAATCATATAATTTTAGTTTGTATGCACAGGATAAATTCCGTTTGAGAGATAATTTTGTACTTACTTATGGTTTGAGAGCGGATTATAATTATTATCCTACCAAACTTGATCCTAACCCTAATGCAGCAGCTTTAACTTTCCAGCAAGGTATACAGGTTGATGTTTCTAAATTGCCAAAAAGCAGAATTCAATTGTCTCCGCGTGTTGGTTTTAACTGGGATGTTAAAGGTGACCACACCACTCAGATCCGTGGTGGTACTGGGTTATTCGCTGGTTTAACACCATTTGTATGGATCTCTAATCAGGCATCAAATACTGGTACATTATTTAGTTCTGGTACAGTAAATGGTACTAAAACACCCAATGACCCACGTTTAATCTATAATCCTGATGTGAATGGTAATCGTCCTACAGGAGCAGTTGCTGCTAATACTTCTTATGAATTAGATGTTACTGATCCTAATTTGAAATATCCGAAGATCTGGAGAACGAACCTGGCAATTGATCAGCAATTACCTTTAGGTATTATTGGTACGTTGGAAGGATCTTATACTAAAGATATTAATGCGATTTATCATCAGAATCTTGTTCTTTCTGATACCTATAATACTTTACCTGGTGTTGAAGGTCAGATCCGTTATACGACTAATAACAGGACTTCTAACAATGGTGCTCCGGTAAGTGCAACTAATCCGAACATAACCGGTTTGTACTACCTGACCAATACGAATAAGGGTTATTCTTATTTTGTTACTGCACAGTTACAAAAAAGCTTCCTGAGCGGTTTTTATGCAAATATTGCCTATACGCATACTGTTTCTAAAGATGTGAATGATGGCGGATCTACTGCAAGTATTATCTGGGCAGGCAGACCAACAAATGGTAATCCTAATGATCAAAGCTTATCAAACAGTACTTATGTAATGCCTAACCGTTTTATAGCTTCACTGGCTTACAGAAAAGAATACCATAAAAACTATGCAACTTCGATAGGTTTATTTTTTGAATCAGCTAATAATGGTGCGGTTTCTTATATTACAAGTGGTGACCCGAATAATGATGGAGCTGCGAATGATTTAATGTTTGTTCCAAAAAATATGGGTGATATTAATTTGGTTCCTGATTTTGCAGGTGATCCGAGAACACCTGCCCAGATCTGGAATCAACTGAACTCATTTATCAGTCAGGACAAATATCTGAGCCAGCACAGAGGTGAATACACAAAAAGAAATGGTGTGATTTTACCTTATTTCCAACGGGCTGATTTAAATATTACACAGGATTTCTTTGTGAAATCAGGTAAATCCAGAACTCAGAAAAATACAATCAGAGTTGAATTCAATATCATCAACTTAGGTAATTTCCTGAATCGTAACTGGGGGTTGTATGAAAATTCATTTAATGGGTTTAACACAGGATCTGTTGCCATCTTGAAGTATCAGGGAACTGACCCGGTTAGTGGTAAAGCTAATTATTCATTCCCTTACCTGGATAAAGATAACCTGATTCCGGTAACGAATTCAACAAGAGTGAATACCGATCAGATTTCTCGCTGGCAGGCACAAATAGGAGTAAGATATATCTTCAACTAA
- a CDS encoding HAD family hydrolase, giving the protein METSEPKIIFFDIGGVLLTNGWGHDSRKLAAEKFGLNYDELNTLHNYIFNVFEIGNITLDEYLDTVIFNHPRDFTREDFKEFVYSRSKELPGLLQWMKEWKRDCGFRIISINNEGKELNTYRVKKFKLHECFDAFVSSCDVKMRKPDPNIFLLALGIAQARPEQCYYFDDRIFQVETAKNLGMHAYHHTSFEETKAILEKIKEDISKPQ; this is encoded by the coding sequence ATGGAAACATCAGAACCCAAGATAATTTTTTTTGATATTGGTGGCGTATTGCTGACTAACGGCTGGGGACACGATTCCCGTAAACTGGCTGCAGAAAAATTCGGACTCAATTATGATGAGCTGAACACATTGCATAACTATATTTTTAATGTTTTTGAAATCGGGAATATTACTCTTGATGAATATTTGGATACGGTTATTTTTAATCATCCGAGAGATTTTACCAGAGAGGATTTTAAAGAGTTTGTTTATTCCAGATCAAAAGAACTCCCAGGTTTATTACAGTGGATGAAAGAATGGAAAAGAGATTGTGGTTTCCGTATAATTTCGATTAATAATGAAGGGAAGGAGTTGAATACGTATCGCGTGAAAAAATTCAAATTGCATGAATGTTTTGATGCTTTTGTTTCTTCCTGTGATGTTAAAATGCGTAAGCCTGATCCAAATATCTTTTTGCTGGCTTTAGGTATTGCACAGGCAAGACCGGAGCAATGTTATTATTTCGATGACCGGATATTCCAGGTTGAAACGGCAAAAAATCTAGGAATGCATGCTTATCATCATACCAGTTTTGAAGAAACCAAAGCCATTCTTGAAAAAATAAAAGAGGACATCTCTAAACCGCAGTAA
- a CDS encoding CDGSH iron-sulfur domain-containing protein has product MSKTKLTINNNGSVKIEGDFEIVDRNGNVYGLQGREILSICRCGMSKNKPFCDGAHNGHFEHEAIAFDLPPKKV; this is encoded by the coding sequence ATGTCGAAGACAAAACTTACAATTAATAATAACGGATCTGTGAAGATCGAAGGCGATTTTGAAATCGTTGACAGAAATGGCAATGTTTATGGACTGCAGGGCAGGGAAATACTTTCAATCTGCCGTTGCGGAATGTCAAAAAACAAACCTTTTTGTGATGGTGCACATAACGGGCATTTTGAGCACGAAGCTATTGCATTTGACCTTCCTCCTAAAAAAGTATAG
- a CDS encoding 3-keto-disaccharide hydrolase encodes MYLHQAIIASVLIAGLGIANATAQAKHEDTEFYTPVPVKVAPAKIPNGAPSDAIVLFDGKNLDQWVMTDDRTQPAKWTVANGQLTVNKKTGNIETKKSFGNYQLHIEWQVPQNITGTGQLRGNSGLFLASMGKGDLGYELQILDSYDNNTYTNGMAGSIYKQTTPLVNPSRKPGEWQTYDVIWTAPTFKADSTVNTPAKVTVLYNGVLVQNNFELKGPTQYVGEASYKKAHGPLPVKLQAHGDKSEPVSFRNIWIREL; translated from the coding sequence ATGTATTTACACCAAGCAATTATTGCCTCTGTACTGATCGCAGGATTAGGCATCGCAAATGCAACCGCACAAGCTAAACATGAAGATACTGAGTTCTATACCCCTGTACCAGTCAAAGTAGCACCTGCAAAAATCCCGAATGGGGCACCTTCAGATGCCATTGTTCTGTTTGATGGTAAAAATCTTGATCAATGGGTAATGACAGATGACAGAACACAACCGGCAAAATGGACAGTTGCCAATGGACAACTGACAGTAAATAAAAAAACGGGCAATATAGAAACCAAAAAGTCTTTCGGTAACTATCAGCTGCATATTGAATGGCAGGTACCACAAAATATTACCGGAACAGGGCAACTTCGTGGAAACAGTGGGCTTTTCCTTGCTTCCATGGGAAAAGGTGATCTGGGCTACGAGTTACAGATTCTGGATTCTTACGATAATAATACTTATACCAATGGCATGGCCGGGAGTATATATAAACAAACAACTCCGCTTGTAAATCCATCACGTAAACCAGGAGAATGGCAAACCTATGATGTCATCTGGACTGCACCAACATTTAAAGCAGACAGTACAGTAAACACACCTGCCAAGGTAACCGTATTATATAATGGTGTGCTGGTTCAGAACAATTTTGAACTCAAAGGACCGACACAGTATGTTGGAGAAGCTTCTTACAAAAAAGCACATGGTCCGTTACCTGTCAAACTTCAGGCACATGGAGATAAAAGTGAACCTGTCAGCTTCCGCAATATCTGGATCAGAGAACTTTAA
- a CDS encoding carbohydrate kinase family protein: MSAENKTPLIICYGEILWDNLPGGRMAGGAPMNVAYHLNRVGAESKLISRTGEDKAGAELVCFCSKIGLPTELIQFDELHATGEVIGKVTDDHEMAYDILTNVAWDYIAYKPNHSVLAGTADAFVFGSLAARNQVSRETLLQILDSAAYKVFDVNLRPPHYTKEILQLLLSKTDLLKLNLNELALLTDWFYKAGATEADSINYLQQNFGIDEIILTRGSQGVSYYNAERAYHGKAYQVTVADTVGAGDSFLAAFLYKKLKGEAITGALDYALAMGAFIAGQTGACPAYTTADLDKFIRQHLRDERSDKQ, encoded by the coding sequence ATGTCAGCCGAAAACAAAACACCCTTAATTATCTGCTACGGAGAAATCCTCTGGGATAATCTGCCAGGAGGCCGAATGGCTGGAGGTGCCCCCATGAACGTTGCCTACCATCTTAATCGTGTAGGTGCAGAAAGTAAATTAATCAGCCGTACAGGCGAAGATAAAGCAGGAGCCGAACTTGTCTGCTTTTGCAGTAAAATCGGTCTGCCTACGGAACTGATTCAATTTGATGAGCTGCATGCCACAGGTGAAGTCATTGGGAAAGTCACTGATGATCATGAGATGGCTTATGATATACTGACCAATGTTGCATGGGACTATATTGCATATAAACCAAATCATAGTGTACTGGCCGGCACTGCAGATGCTTTTGTTTTTGGCAGCCTGGCAGCACGCAACCAGGTATCCAGAGAAACCCTTTTGCAAATCCTTGATTCTGCAGCCTATAAAGTATTTGATGTCAATCTCAGACCCCCGCATTACACCAAAGAAATACTTCAGCTGTTGCTCTCCAAAACAGATCTTTTAAAGCTTAACCTTAACGAATTAGCTTTGCTGACAGACTGGTTCTATAAAGCTGGCGCAACAGAAGCAGATAGCATTAATTATCTGCAGCAGAATTTTGGTATTGATGAAATTATTCTGACCAGAGGAAGCCAGGGTGTATCTTATTACAATGCGGAAAGAGCTTATCATGGTAAAGCTTATCAGGTCACTGTTGCTGATACTGTAGGTGCAGGAGATTCTTTTCTCGCTGCATTTCTATACAAAAAACTAAAGGGAGAAGCTATAACAGGTGCTTTGGATTATGCGCTGGCTATGGGCGCATTTATCGCTGGTCAGACAGGCGCCTGCCCTGCTTATACAACAGCTGATCTGGATAAATTCATCAGGCAACATCTTCGTGATGAAAGATCAGACAAACAATAA
- a CDS encoding hybrid sensor histidine kinase/response regulator transcription factor: MMTSIFISGCFPEETANSVSLSDKPMRSVQQDSLNFLVTALILAIIFAVITSYLLYQNHQKNMQLEIKNKESLRQKEELIALSAANQATAEAKFSFFTHISNAFRVPLTLILLPLDEMLESRNSANAPKHQLNLIHRNVQRLLLMVNQLTDFRKIAYDKMKIDLTRQDFVVFSKDIISSFKALALKKNIELRLSASDKEIMVWFDKNMFDKVLFNLLSNAIKFSPEHGKIHIGLKNNPAEQILEITVADKGKGMTEEEVKQVFELFYQADKGSFFGSGLGLSLSKEITELHHGTLSIQSEKGNGTTFLIKLPLEQNITENPKNVSDFTAGTDYLSQHTTGIFPDHSPAEPINQEQDNYTNEESLLIIEENEELLEYLKNSFKDDYEVFTASHNTQGLKLAYEMVPDLIITDIALTGKSAVQLTPALKNDSRTAHIPVIILAADGDEEHRISEIRQMADLYMTKPFNFILLKESVKNLLWNRKLLKRKFTSENPAENTTVLLSRSDKKFMNDFTTVIEQNIANDKFNVDDIATALGISRIQLYRKTKILLDCTINDYILNRRLKKARYLLINEDLSISEITYQVGFSSPTYFSTVFKSKYNCTPSAYKKQISLNT; the protein is encoded by the coding sequence ATGATGACGAGCATTTTCATCTCCGGATGTTTTCCGGAAGAAACAGCAAATTCAGTATCTCTGTCTGATAAACCTATGCGCAGCGTACAGCAGGATAGTCTGAATTTTCTGGTCACTGCATTAATACTGGCTATCATCTTTGCGGTTATTACCAGTTATCTGCTCTATCAGAATCATCAGAAGAATATGCAGCTGGAGATCAAAAACAAAGAGAGTCTCAGACAAAAAGAAGAGTTAATTGCATTATCAGCAGCAAATCAGGCAACTGCAGAAGCGAAATTCAGTTTCTTTACACATATTTCCAATGCATTCAGAGTTCCCCTTACACTGATACTTCTTCCTTTAGATGAAATGCTCGAAAGCAGGAATTCAGCAAATGCCCCTAAACATCAGCTGAACCTTATTCACCGGAATGTTCAGCGATTATTACTTATGGTAAATCAGCTGACCGATTTCAGAAAGATAGCATATGATAAAATGAAAATCGATCTTACCAGGCAGGACTTCGTTGTTTTCTCCAAAGATATTATATCATCATTCAAAGCATTAGCACTCAAAAAAAACATAGAATTAAGACTATCCGCTTCTGATAAAGAAATTATGGTATGGTTTGATAAAAACATGTTTGACAAAGTATTGTTTAACCTTTTATCCAATGCGATTAAGTTTAGTCCTGAACATGGAAAAATACATATCGGACTAAAGAACAATCCAGCTGAGCAGATATTAGAAATTACCGTAGCAGACAAAGGTAAGGGTATGACTGAAGAAGAGGTTAAACAGGTGTTTGAGTTATTTTACCAGGCAGATAAGGGCAGTTTTTTTGGTTCAGGTCTGGGACTTTCTTTATCCAAAGAAATTACAGAATTACATCATGGTACCCTAAGCATTCAGAGTGAAAAAGGAAATGGAACTACTTTTCTGATTAAACTTCCATTAGAACAAAACATTACAGAAAACCCTAAAAACGTTAGTGACTTCACTGCAGGCACTGATTACCTGAGTCAGCATACCACAGGAATATTTCCTGATCACTCACCGGCGGAACCTATAAATCAGGAGCAGGACAATTACACCAACGAAGAATCACTGCTGATTATTGAAGAAAATGAAGAGTTACTTGAATATTTAAAGAACAGCTTTAAAGACGACTACGAGGTATTTACTGCCAGCCATAATACCCAGGGGTTAAAACTGGCCTATGAGATGGTTCCTGATCTTATTATTACCGATATAGCACTAACAGGAAAGTCAGCTGTTCAGCTTACCCCGGCGCTGAAAAACGATAGCAGAACTGCTCATATCCCGGTTATCATCTTAGCAGCCGATGGGGATGAAGAACACAGGATAAGTGAAATCAGGCAAATGGCAGATCTTTATATGACCAAGCCATTCAACTTTATCCTGCTTAAAGAAAGTGTTAAAAATCTGCTTTGGAACAGAAAGCTGCTGAAAAGAAAATTTACAAGCGAAAACCCCGCAGAAAACACGACCGTTTTATTAAGCAGGTCTGATAAGAAATTCATGAATGATTTTACCACAGTAATTGAACAGAATATCGCTAATGATAAGTTTAACGTAGATGACATTGCAACCGCATTAGGGATTTCCAGAATTCAGTTATACCGAAAAACAAAAATACTGCTCGATTGCACAATTAACGATTATATCTTAAACAGAAGACTTAAAAAAGCCAGATATCTGTTGATCAATGAAGACCTCTCCATTTCAGAGATTACTTATCAGGTGGGCTTTTCATCCCCTACTTATTTTTCAACAGTGTTTAAATCAAAATACAACTGTACCCCATCCGCTTATAAAAAACAAATATCCCTAAATACCTAA